A genomic segment from Nicotiana sylvestris chromosome 1, ASM39365v2, whole genome shotgun sequence encodes:
- the LOC104230653 gene encoding uncharacterized protein: protein MGLVTLTLQCMDFLAWPILALGYPLYVSIRTIETGSNYDLKKLVTYWIIFSFIYLFEQVFENLIKWVPLWPYIRLVAIFWLVIPQFNGAFYIYQNIILPCSKVKLLDVNLYNVTEWFNELKKDSFIKKEKFLAAADRSFEENESERLAKLTASKPECNGDGLVLGEIEVMECTAKGDAAEPNQVGTMVEKLVQIEKKASLAIQVYEPTIPVSAELIKIPETPFVQKFQDKWTCAICQVTTSSVFTLQSHIRGRRHRAEAKLWCHFCNLRCSGEIDMIAHLKGRKHLAKIQETFAGANAGAS from the exons ATGGGTCTTGTCACTCTAACTCTTCAATGCATGGATTTTCTAGCTTG GCCGATACTTGCTCTAGGATATCCTCT ATATGTGTCTATTCGAACCATTGAGACTGGCTCCAACTATGACTTGAAGAAGCTAGTAACATATTGGAtcatcttttcttttatttatctgTTCGAGCAAGTTTTTGAGAATCTTATTAAATG GGTGCCTCTGTGGCCATATATAAGATTAGTTGCTATCTTTTGGTTGGTGATACCTCAGTTCAATGGGGCATTCTACATTTACCAAAATATTATTCTTCCATGTTCGAAAGTAAAACTGCTTGATGTCAACCTATATAATGTCACTGAATGGTTTAATGAGCTAAAGAAAGATTCATTTATCAAGAAAGAGAAGTTTCTGGCTGCAGCAGACAGGTCTTTTGAAGAGAATGAATCTGAACGTCTGGCAAAACTTACTGCAAGCAAG CCCGAGTGCAATGGGGATGGCCTGGTTTTGGGAGAGATCGAGGTAATGGAGTGCACAGCAAAAGGTGATGCAGCTGAACCAAACCAG GTTGGAACTATGGTTGAAAAACTAGTTCAGATTGAGAAGAAAGCAAGTTTAGCTATACAGGTCTATGAACCAACCATTCCAGTAAGTGCTGAATTGATCAAAATCCCAGAGACTCCTTTTGTACAAAAATTCCAGGATAAGTGGACTTGTGCAATATGTCAAGTGACAACCAGCTCTGTGTTTACACTACAATCTCATATTCGTGGGAGAAGACATCGAGCTGAGGCTAAGCTATGGTGCCATTTCTGTAACTTGAGGTGCTCTGGAGAGATTGATATGATTGCACATCTTAAGGGGAGGAAGCACTTGGCAAAAATTCAAGAAACTTTTGCTGGTGCTAATGCAGGAGCTTCTTAG